The proteins below are encoded in one region of Brassica napus cultivar Da-Ae chromosome A6, Da-Ae, whole genome shotgun sequence:
- the LOC106410808 gene encoding probable disease resistance RPP8-like protein 2 codes for MAEVVVSAMVEGVVSFGMEKLWDLLSRESERLQGVHEHVDDLKRRMRKLQSLLKDADAKKHKNDAVRNFLEDVKDIVYDAEDIIESFLLKESSGNEKWIKRRVKGLSCFLVERRDISIEIEGITKRMSEVVAEMQSFGIKEIMYDGRSLSLKERQRVQREIRQTFPKSSEKGLVGVEESVEELVGHLVKNDNIQVVSISGMGGIGKTTLARQVFHHDIVRRHFDGFAWVCVSKEFRRKDIWQKILQDLRPHGKDIKQMDENEVQAIKQMDENELQEKLFPLLGARRHLIVLDDVWQNEDWDRIKDVFPQERGWKMILTSRNGGVGLHADPTCFAFTPTILTPEESWELCEQIALSRRDKTEFSVDKELEAMGKKMVKYCGGLPLAVKVLGGLLANKKYTVEAWKRVYDNIQTQIIRSDDNKQDSVYRVLSLSYEDLPMHLKHCFLCLAYFPEDYKITVNRLSYLWAAEGIITSSCDGPTIRESGEEYMEELGRRNMVIVEKSIGSWGQEYCQMHDMMREVCLSKAKEENFVQVIKAPTSTSTVNAHTRESRRLVLHGGNALNMWGGKSNKKARSVLGFGLDSNLWKQSAQGFRNLQLLRVLDLNLQSDSVAAIEVGRIPSSIGNLIHLRYLSLNVTSGSHLPSSLRNLKLLLYLELSSSGKVYVPNIFKEMVELRFLWLPFYMKNKTKLELGNLVNLELLGCFRSKSGSIIDLCGMTRLRTLEVVLEGKYTCEILASSLRELRNLEKLSLISLSESDVAPDVDFIWNFIHLRDLVMSMHMPRLPEHSRFPPNLASISLGQCRMEEDPLPILEKLLHLKSVILFFDAFAGRKMVCSKGGFPQLHKLDLVVLKELEEWEIEEGSMPCLRTLHIKYCDKLKEIPEGLKYIISLKELKISGMNNEWKGKLESGGESYYKVQHIPSVQLNYPSYK; via the exons ATGGCTGAGGTAGTTGTGTCAGCGATGGTTGAGGGAGTTGTGTCCTTTGGAATGGAGAAACTCTGGGACCTCCTGAGTCGAGAATCTGAGCGATTGCAGGGAGTGCACGAGCATGTTGATGATCTAAAACGCCGAATGAGAAAGTTACAGTCATTGTTGAAAGATGCAGATGCCAAGAAACATAAAAATGATGCTGTGAGAAACTTCTTGGAAGATGTCAAAGACATTGTTTACGATGCTGAAGATATAATTGAATCCTTTCTTTTGAAAGAATCTAGTGGTAACGAAAAATGGATCAAGAGGCGTGTGAAAGGGCTTTCTTGTTTCTTAGTGGAGCGCCGAGATATTTCTATAGAAATTGAAggcataactaagagaatgtcTGAGGTTGTTGCGGAAATGCAGAGCTTTGGAATAAAAGAAATCATGTATGATGGTCGTTCACTGTCTCTAAAAGAGAGACAAAGGGTGCAGAGGGAGATCCGACAAACATTTCCTAAGAGTTCTGAAAAGGGCCTTGTTGGGGTGGAAGAGAGTGTTGAAGAATTGGTTGGTCATTTGGTGAAGAATGATAACATTCAAGTGGTTTCCATATCAGGGATGGGTGGTATTGGCAAAACCACTCTGGCAAGACAAGTTTTTCATCATGACATTGTTCGACGTCATTTTGATGGATTCGCATGGGTATGTGTTTCAAAAGAGTTTCGGCGGAAGGATATTTGGCAAAAGATCTTGCAAGATCTTAGACCACATGGTAAGGACATCAAACAGATGGATGAGAATGAAGTCCAGGCTATCAAACAAATGGATGAGAACGAACTCCAGGAGAAGCTCTTTCCATTGCTGGGAGCACGTAGACATTTAATTGTCTTAGATGATGTATGGCAAAATGAAGACTGGGATAGAATAAAAGACGTTTTCCCCCAAGAAAGAG GTTGGAAAATGATTCTTACTTCTCGCAATGGAGGTGTTGGTTTACATGCAGACCCAACATGTTTTGCCTTTACACCAACAATCCTTACTCCCGAGGAAAGTTGGGAGTTGTGTGAGCAGATAGCATTATctagaagagacaaaactg AATTTAGTGTTGATAAAGAACTGGAAGCTATGGGTAAAAAAATGGTTAAATATTGTGGAGGACTACCGTTAGCTGTTAAAGTGCTGGGAGGCTTGTTAGCTAACAAGAAATATACGGTTGAAGCGTGGAAAAGAGTATATGACAATATTCAAACTCAGATCATTCGCTCAGATGACAACAAACAAGATTCGGTTTACCGAGTATTGTCTCTGAGCTATGAAGATTTGCCAATGCATTTGAAGCATTGCTTCCTTTGCCTAGCTTATTTCCCTGAAGATTACAAGATAACAGTCAATAGACTGTCTTATTTATGGGCAGCCGAAGGAATAATAACATCAAGTTGCGATGGACCAACCATTCGAGAGAGTGGAGAAGAATACATGGAAGAGTTAGGAAGGAGAAATATGGTTATCGTAGAAAAAAGCATTGGGAGTTGGGGTCAGGAATATTGTCAAATGCATGACATGATGAGAGAAGTATGTTTATCTAAGGCCAAAGAAGAGAATTTTGTTCAAGTCATCAAAGCCCCTACTTCCACTTCAACTGTCAATGCTCATACTCGTGAATCTCGCAGACTCGTACTTCATGGTGGTAATGCACTTAATATGTGGGGAGGTAAAAGCAATAAAAAAGCTAGATCGGTTTTGGGTTTTGGACTCGACAGCAACTTGTGGAAGCAGTCGGCTCAAGGATTCCGAAATTTACAGTTACTTAGGGTGCTAGATCTGAATTTACAATCAGATAGTGTAGCTGCCATTGAAGTAGGGAGAATACCTTCCAGCATTGGCAATCTCATTCATTTGAGATATTTGAGCTTAAACGTGACTTCGGGATCTCATCTACCATCTTCTCTACGGAATCTAAAGCTTCTACTCTATTTGGAATTATCCTCCAGTGGGAAAGTTTACGTGCCAAATATCTTTAAAGAGATGGTCGAGTTGAGGTTCCTGTGGCTACccttttatatgaaaaataaaacaaagctGGAATTGGGTAATCTAGTGAACCTGGAGCTTTTGGGGTGTTTCCGATCGAAAAGTGGTAGCATCATAGACCTCTGCGGCATGACTAGGCTCAGGACTCTCGAAGTAGTTCTCGAAGGCAAGTATACTTGTGAAATTCTAGCGTCATCTCTCCGTGAATTAAGAAACCTGGAGAAGCTTAGCTTGATCTCCTTGAGCGAATCCGATGTGGCTCCTGATGTGGATTTCATTTGGAATTTCATTCATCTAAGGGATTTGGTGATGTCGATGCATATGCCAAGGCTTCCTGAGCACTCTCGATTCCCTCCAAACCTTGCAAGCATATCTCTAGGTCAATGCAGAATGGAGGAGGACCCACTCCCGATTCTGGAAAAGTTGCTTCATTTAAAGTCTGTTATATTATTCTTTGATGCTTTCGCAGGGAGGAAAATGGTGTGTTCAAAAGGTGGATTCCCTCAATTACATAAGCTAGATTTAGTGGTTCTAAAAGAGTTGGAAGAGTGGGAAATCGAAGAAGGGTCGATGCCATGTCTTCGTACTTTGCATATAAAGTATTGTGACAAGTTGAAGGAGATACCGGAAGGGCTGAAGTATATAATCTCTTTAAAGGAACTGAAAATTTCAGGTATGAACAATGAGTGGAAGGGGAAATTGGAATCAGGTGGGGAAAGTTACTACAAAGTCCAACACATTCCTAGTGTTCAATTAAACTATCCTAGCTACAAATAA